From one Paenibacillus sp. FSL K6-1330 genomic stretch:
- a CDS encoding MFS transporter, whose amino-acid sequence MPLTRYVTLLFATACGMSVANIYFAQPLLDELSNEFNMDYSIIGILITVTQIFYALGLLLLVPLGDLLNQRRLIIAQMAISMAALVIVGTASSGTMLFAGLALVGLLAVVTQTIVAFVATIAAPAERGRAVGMVTSGIVIGILLARTISGVLKDLAGWRSVYLVSAALMLLMVYALYKVLPNVERKVKTLPYSQLLKSVLMLFLQERLLRIRAVLAMLIFTAFSILWTPLVLPLSAPPLSLSHSAIGAFGLVGVVGALAAAKAGKLADRGYGQRTTGIALSLLLLSWLPISYTEQSLFALVIGIILLDLAVQAVHVTNQSMIFVLRPQARSRMVAGYMIFYSIGSAAGSIASTHIYAQYGWHGVCLLGASVSAVALIFWVMTKGVKGNYGY is encoded by the coding sequence ATGCCTCTGACTCGTTACGTTACGTTATTGTTTGCGACTGCTTGCGGTATGTCAGTTGCCAATATCTACTTCGCTCAGCCGCTGCTCGATGAGCTGTCGAACGAGTTCAACATGGATTATTCCATTATTGGAATTCTGATTACCGTCACACAGATCTTTTATGCATTGGGACTGCTGCTGCTGGTGCCTCTAGGGGATTTACTGAACCAGCGTCGATTAATTATCGCTCAAATGGCGATCTCCATGGCGGCTCTCGTTATCGTTGGAACTGCTTCGTCCGGCACGATGCTCTTTGCAGGTTTGGCTTTGGTCGGATTGCTTGCCGTAGTAACGCAGACGATTGTGGCGTTCGTGGCGACCATAGCTGCTCCTGCTGAACGAGGGCGTGCCGTAGGTATGGTAACCAGTGGAATTGTGATTGGGATCCTTCTTGCTCGAACCATTTCAGGGGTTTTGAAGGATCTTGCAGGATGGCGTTCGGTTTATTTGGTTTCTGCTGCGTTGATGCTGCTCATGGTTTACGCATTATATAAGGTGCTGCCCAATGTTGAGCGTAAAGTAAAAACTCTTCCCTATTCTCAACTGCTTAAGTCGGTACTGATGTTGTTCCTGCAAGAACGGTTATTACGAATCCGCGCTGTTTTAGCTATGCTGATTTTTACCGCTTTCAGCATTTTGTGGACACCATTGGTGCTGCCTCTTAGCGCGCCGCCACTATCCCTTTCGCACTCTGCCATCGGGGCGTTTGGTCTCGTGGGCGTCGTGGGTGCATTGGCTGCAGCAAAGGCCGGTAAGCTAGCCGATCGAGGTTACGGCCAAAGAACGACGGGAATTGCATTGTCCCTGCTATTGCTGTCATGGCTGCCGATCAGCTACACGGAACAGTCCCTGTTTGCCTTAGTCATTGGTATTATTCTGCTGGACTTGGCGGTACAGGCGGTGCATGTCACGAATCAAAGTATGATATTTGTATTGCGCCCACAAGCGCGCAGTCGCATGGTTGCCGGGTATATGATTTTTTATTCCATCGGAAGTGCCGCCGGTTCCATTGCTTCGACCCATATCTATGCACAGTATGGCTGGCATGGAGTTTGCTTGCTTGGAGCCTCCGTCAGCGCTGTTGCTCTTATATTTTGGGTTATGACCAAAGGCGTTAAGGGCAATTACGGTTACTAA